The following are encoded together in the Pleurocapsa minor HA4230-MV1 genome:
- a CDS encoding TIR domain-containing protein, with protein MKENKNYELFISYAEADKAWVEGYLLDALEKAEVRCTCESAFILGVPRILEFERAIRQSRFTLLVISEAYLADDLTRFTDILAQSYGEQVGTWPVIPLTLQEGFQLPPRLKMLEGLKAHSSEQWEAAIERLCHQLKRPPSLPSQKPACPYPGMSPFSENDEGRFFGRDEEIEELLGRLRLHPFLTVVIGPSGSGKSSLVFAGLIPKLKVSGLFGTGQWCIRSLRPGTSPLANLQAVLGGDVTGLEVRIQQLLSTQPDARRLLLVVDQFEELFTQAGAEAIPFQQALLKLIEIPNVYLILTVRADFYPDLMGSSLWKKIRSHRFEVLPLEEEGLRQAIIRPAEGVEVYIDSALVERLLVDAKREPGVLPLIQETLVLLWEKLERRFLPLKAYEFLLLPRSAYGATPTQPRTGLQVAIARRADAALADLETAAKQAIARRIFLRLIQFGEGRSDTRRQQSVDDLRIADDDSPLFDLTLRHLVDCRLLTLSGEENTSRKADIAHEALISGWPTLQQWITERREAEQTRRRLEAKTQDWIKLNKKGGLLDTAELKEVKRINSSNATEFGLSSHLHELIKASQQAAQVRKIILGVYIVLITGFAIIAGFQWRNAEIGQIKALSESSKAKFTSNRSSFDALLDALRAGTRLKHPLLQVGLPWSNGETQLKADVMTALTESVFWVKEKNRLEGHGGGINSLSFSPDRQTIASASADGTIKLWKRDGELIDALLEGHKDKLQVHSVSFNNDGQIFASGGDDGIVRLWKKKDGTWKEDKNWRKTLSGSKETVNKVFVVSFSRDGKLLAAAGEVGTVRIWQLDGKLIASLTDPNETDPSDPYEVRSISFNPIKPIIATSYGNTVKLWRWKDGKGEVIQVLDEHKQNVTSVDFSSDGQILASGSLDGTIKLWQLNGNQKTPITTLMDEHCDEQNKNVCGVRSVSFSKDGKTLASGGQNNAVKLWQQDADWKKKKLPTTLAGHSNYVISVSFSKDGQTLGSAGNDNTIKLWKLKNQRLTVLNNDAPTNSVSFCPNTNAPILAAANSDTVKLWRLDKSLMNMSLMNILSVEKKKVNSQSTIQKVTFSQENCRLLASASSSEDQTGEINVWQLNENGMPFTSSPIFGKGEKDFTDVSFSPNNSMIATADLDEIKLWQLDLDRLKATVITEPMLKRHKGIAYAVSFSPDGQMLASSGSDGFVNLYKTDGTLIKFFKKLQENSYPLLDVKFSPDNKMIAAASTDGSVKLWKIDETSVKPIKSRSQNSSPVTKVSFNPMKPYLASGNERGQIFLWKLDGTLISELPGHSKYIMSLSFSPNGKILASGSDDNSTILWNLDDPSDDELSLDHWLRLGCNWMHDYLKTHPHTEDTGDLCRSKEVM; from the coding sequence ATGAAAGAGAATAAGAATTACGAACTTTTTATTTCCTATGCTGAGGCTGACAAAGCTTGGGTAGAAGGCTACCTGTTGGACGCACTCGAAAAAGCAGAAGTACGCTGCACTTGCGAATCAGCTTTTATTTTAGGTGTGCCGCGCATTTTGGAATTTGAACGTGCCATTCGCCAAAGCCGATTTACTCTGTTGGTAATTTCTGAAGCTTACTTAGCAGATGACCTGACACGATTTACAGATATTTTGGCTCAGAGTTATGGGGAACAGGTAGGCACTTGGCCTGTCATTCCCTTGACTCTACAAGAAGGGTTTCAGCTACCCCCGCGCTTAAAAATGCTGGAAGGGTTAAAAGCCCACAGTTCTGAACAGTGGGAAGCTGCTATAGAACGCCTTTGTCATCAACTCAAACGCCCTCCCTCTCTTCCTTCTCAGAAACCTGCCTGTCCTTATCCAGGGATGAGCCCGTTTAGTGAAAATGATGAAGGACGTTTTTTTGGACGGGATGAGGAAATTGAGGAGTTGTTAGGAAGATTACGCTTACACCCCTTTCTCACAGTAGTAATTGGTCCTTCGGGGAGTGGCAAATCTTCTCTGGTCTTTGCAGGACTGATTCCTAAACTCAAGGTGTCAGGATTGTTTGGTACGGGTCAGTGGTGCATTCGTTCTCTACGTCCGGGGACAAGTCCTTTAGCTAATCTTCAAGCTGTTTTAGGAGGGGATGTCACCGGGTTAGAAGTAAGGATTCAACAATTACTGTCAACCCAGCCTGATGCTCGACGTTTGTTGTTAGTGGTAGATCAGTTTGAGGAATTGTTTACCCAAGCAGGGGCAGAAGCGATTCCCTTCCAGCAAGCACTCTTGAAGTTGATCGAGATCCCTAATGTTTACCTGATTCTGACCGTCCGCGCTGATTTTTATCCTGATTTAATGGGGTCTTCGCTCTGGAAGAAAATTCGTTCTCACCGATTTGAGGTGCTTCCTCTAGAAGAAGAAGGGTTGCGACAGGCAATTATCAGACCCGCAGAAGGAGTAGAGGTTTACATCGACTCAGCTTTAGTCGAGCGATTATTAGTTGATGCGAAAAGAGAGCCTGGTGTTTTACCGCTAATCCAAGAAACCTTAGTGCTGTTATGGGAAAAGCTCGAACGCCGCTTTTTACCCCTAAAAGCCTATGAATTTTTACTCTTACCTCGTTCAGCTTATGGTGCGACACCGACTCAACCTCGTACTGGTTTACAAGTAGCAATCGCTCGTCGGGCGGATGCTGCTTTAGCCGATTTAGAAACGGCAGCTAAACAAGCGATTGCTCGTCGCATTTTTTTGCGGTTGATTCAGTTTGGCGAAGGGCGGTCAGATACTCGTCGCCAGCAATCGGTTGACGATTTACGCATTGCTGATGATGATTCACCTCTGTTTGATCTGACATTGCGTCATCTGGTAGATTGTCGTCTGTTAACCCTTAGCGGAGAAGAAAATACTAGTAGAAAAGCAGACATTGCCCATGAAGCCTTGATTAGTGGCTGGCCAACCTTACAGCAGTGGATTACTGAGCGCAGAGAAGCAGAACAAACTCGTCGTCGCCTAGAAGCTAAGACTCAGGATTGGATTAAGCTTAATAAGAAAGGAGGATTGTTAGATACAGCAGAGCTAAAAGAGGTTAAACGAATCAATAGTTCTAATGCTACCGAATTTGGACTTAGTTCACATTTACATGAATTAATAAAAGCCAGTCAGCAAGCGGCTCAAGTAAGAAAAATAATTTTAGGGGTTTACATAGTACTTATAACTGGATTTGCAATCATTGCTGGGTTTCAGTGGAGAAATGCAGAAATTGGTCAAATTAAGGCTTTGAGTGAATCTTCAAAAGCAAAATTTACGTCGAATCGGTCTTCTTTTGACGCACTACTCGATGCGTTAAGGGCTGGTACACGTTTGAAGCACCCACTTTTACAAGTAGGATTGCCTTGGAGCAACGGAGAGACTCAACTTAAGGCTGATGTCATGACGGCTTTGACTGAGTCAGTATTCTGGGTCAAGGAAAAAAATCGCTTAGAGGGGCATGGTGGCGGGATTAATAGCCTCAGTTTTAGTCCTGATCGACAGACAATTGCCTCAGCCAGTGCGGACGGTACTATTAAGCTTTGGAAGCGTGATGGTGAATTAATTGACGCATTACTGGAAGGTCATAAAGATAAATTACAAGTACACAGTGTTAGCTTTAATAACGATGGGCAGATTTTTGCTTCGGGCGGCGATGACGGGATAGTAAGACTCTGGAAGAAAAAAGATGGTACTTGGAAGGAAGATAAAAACTGGCGAAAAACCTTGAGTGGTTCTAAAGAAACAGTTAACAAAGTGTTCGTCGTTAGCTTCAGTCGAGATGGTAAACTCCTTGCGGCGGCTGGTGAGGTTGGTACTGTGAGGATCTGGCAGTTAGATGGCAAATTGATAGCCAGCCTAACTGATCCTAACGAAACCGATCCTAGCGACCCCTACGAAGTTCGTAGCATCAGTTTTAACCCTATTAAGCCAATTATTGCCACAAGCTATGGCAACACGGTAAAACTGTGGCGGTGGAAAGATGGTAAAGGCGAAGTAATCCAAGTTTTAGATGAACATAAGCAAAATGTCACTAGCGTTGACTTCAGTTCTGATGGTCAAATTTTAGCTTCTGGTAGCCTCGACGGAACAATTAAACTTTGGCAATTGAATGGCAATCAAAAAACTCCGATAACAACGTTAATGGATGAGCATTGTGATGAACAGAATAAAAATGTGTGTGGGGTTAGAAGTGTTAGCTTTAGTAAAGATGGTAAAACCCTTGCCTCTGGCGGTCAGAACAACGCCGTAAAACTTTGGCAACAAGATGCCGATTGGAAGAAGAAAAAGCTACCAACGACATTAGCCGGGCATAGCAACTATGTTATCAGCGTTAGCTTTAGTAAAGATGGGCAAACTCTTGGCTCGGCTGGCAATGATAATACTATCAAGCTCTGGAAATTAAAAAACCAACGGCTGACTGTCTTAAATAACGATGCCCCAACCAATAGTGTCAGTTTTTGTCCTAATACTAATGCTCCGATACTTGCTGCTGCTAACAGCGATACTGTAAAGCTTTGGCGACTAGATAAGTCGCTGATGAATATGTCGCTGATGAATATTTTGTCTGTAGAAAAAAAGAAGGTGAATTCTCAAAGTACAATCCAAAAAGTCACATTTAGCCAAGAAAATTGTCGGTTACTTGCTTCCGCCAGTTCTAGTGAAGATCAAACAGGTGAGATTAATGTTTGGCAATTAAATGAGAATGGTATGCCTTTCACCTCCTCCCCAATTTTCGGAAAAGGAGAAAAAGATTTTACGGATGTCAGTTTTAGTCCAAATAACTCAATGATTGCGACCGCTGATCTTGATGAAATAAAACTCTGGCAACTAGATCTAGATCGACTAAAGGCTACTGTAATAACAGAACCAATGCTCAAGCGACACAAGGGAATTGCTTATGCCGTTAGCTTTAGTCCAGATGGGCAGATGCTTGCTAGTAGTGGCAGTGATGGCTTTGTGAACCTCTATAAAACAGATGGGACTCTGATTAAATTCTTTAAAAAACTTCAAGAAAATTCTTATCCCCTTCTTGATGTAAAATTTAGCCCTGATAATAAAATGATTGCTGCTGCTAGTACAGACGGTTCAGTGAAGCTTTGGAAGATTGATGAAACCTCAGTAAAACCAATAAAAAGCCGAAGTCAAAATAGCTCTCCAGTTACTAAGGTAAGCTTTAACCCCATGAAGCCATATCTTGCCTCTGGTAATGAGAGAGGTCAAATATTCCTCTGGAAGCTAGATGGAACACTCATTTCTGAACTTCCTGGACACAGTAAATATATAATGAGCTTGAGTTTCAGTCCCAATGGCAAAATTTTGGCATCTGGTAGTGACGACAACAGCACAATTCTGTGGAATCTAGACGATCCGAGTGACGATGAGCTGAGCTTAGATCACTGGCTGAGATTAGGCTGTAATTGGATGCATGATTATCTGAAAACTCATCCCCATACCGAAGATACAGGCGATCTCTGTCGATCAAAGGAAGTTATGTAA
- the dnaB gene encoding replicative DNA helicase: MIDKVLPHNTEAESAIIAGIILEPKAIERVINILTPEAFYVTQHQILYEAVLALYEQGLPADSIQLEDWLLKHKKLNKAGVKAKITQLLEQTVSAVNLDQYAAIVMDKYYRRQLIAKGREITELGYEETSSLSDIYDQSEAKIYGLTADNNSKFQTLAVRDYLAEAFGEISHQQSSSYATGLSDLDSLTGGLNKTDLIIVAARASMGKTWLACYLANYVVTNYQLPVVFFSAEMSGKHLAKRFLALHTEIDSSRLIKNIIYESEYETLVEGITKLKEMPLEINDTPASSLTPSKIRSELRRVASKYDGKLGLVVLDYVQKLGNREASNRAQVIGAISGQLKDIAKEFSIPFVVLAQINRGTETRNDKRPVLADIKDSGDLEQDADLVMLLYRDAYYNSNSSEANVMEINLAKNRNGATGMCQVKFDSTVGSFRNLESQK, encoded by the coding sequence ATGATTGATAAAGTTCTCCCTCATAATACCGAAGCAGAATCAGCAATAATAGCTGGAATTATTCTCGAACCAAAAGCAATTGAGCGAGTTATTAATATTTTGACTCCTGAAGCTTTTTATGTAACTCAACATCAGATTTTATATGAAGCTGTATTGGCATTATACGAACAAGGATTGCCAGCCGATTCGATACAGCTTGAAGACTGGCTGCTCAAACACAAGAAATTAAATAAAGCAGGGGTGAAGGCAAAAATTACTCAATTGCTAGAACAAACAGTCTCTGCTGTTAATCTCGACCAATATGCAGCCATAGTGATGGATAAGTATTATCGTCGTCAACTCATAGCCAAGGGACGAGAAATAACTGAATTGGGTTATGAGGAAACTTCTTCTTTGTCGGATATCTACGACCAGTCAGAAGCTAAAATTTACGGATTGACAGCAGACAATAACAGTAAATTTCAAACCTTAGCTGTTCGTGATTACTTGGCAGAAGCTTTCGGAGAAATTAGCCATCAGCAATCTTCCTCCTATGCTACTGGATTGTCAGATTTAGATAGTTTGACTGGAGGGTTAAACAAAACTGACTTGATTATTGTGGCAGCTAGAGCTTCAATGGGGAAAACTTGGTTGGCTTGTTACTTAGCTAATTATGTAGTCACTAATTATCAATTACCTGTAGTTTTTTTTAGTGCGGAAATGTCAGGAAAACATTTAGCTAAAAGATTTCTGGCTCTGCACACGGAAATTGACTCATCTAGATTAATCAAGAATATCATCTATGAATCTGAGTATGAAACTTTAGTAGAGGGGATAACTAAACTCAAAGAAATGCCCTTAGAAATTAATGACACGCCAGCTAGTTCTCTAACTCCGTCGAAAATTCGTTCGGAACTGAGGCGAGTTGCCTCAAAATATGACGGTAAATTGGGGTTAGTCGTATTGGATTACGTACAAAAACTGGGCAACCGAGAAGCTAGTAATCGAGCGCAAGTCATCGGTGCTATTAGCGGTCAGTTAAAAGACATAGCCAAAGAATTCTCTATTCCGTTTGTTGTTCTAGCACAAATCAATCGAGGAACTGAAACGAGAAATGATAAACGCCCAGTATTAGCGGATATCAAAGACAGTGGTGATTTGGAGCAAGATGCAGATTTAGTGATGTTACTTTACCGAGATGCTTATTATAATTCCAATTCTTCTGAAGCAAATGTCATGGAAATCAACCTAGCTAAGAATCGTAATGGAGCTACTGGGATGTGCCAAGTTAAGTTTGATTCAACTGTAGGAAGTTTTCGTAATCTAGAGTCTCAAAAATAA
- a CDS encoding tyrosine-type recombinase/integrase produces MLSIKALQERIAKSELGKEWINNPLLNKDVWSVEELGYSEEESKIKTIRNIYFQKFSLSWLKLLTKLTVLSIVREKIGLDTVKRRVNYLKQFDSFLLEEGIIQPELISGSLIEKFITIDSQQERQSTITYVSKLWAEEQWLKLPYTPRKYKTKTPSIKAIPEEVLHQIYEKFDLFPPPLERLLRLQLVLGCRIGEMLRMPRRCLKTEGEQWFLLRWIEKRKHWRFYQVHPAVAELIREQQKFLDKELGSNSEFDKLFGKISIASHDGVKGINKTGTNRFDVKPVYLPSVLTYTSIHCWLQDFREIADLKDKHNNRFELTSHMFRRTKASVMAYCEAEDEYIAAVLGHGSLDMLPHYRKRSLERLEKEANAKGYVDKYGRLTSFKPRKRRYERLAELLKVSTLLGECHRPTMLGDCQYRYSCLSCDHHRVTLENKPELEADVESLQKDLTQAQTVGQERRVTEINRLLKLLKDRLEGLRKLEQLQGDNHV; encoded by the coding sequence ATGTTATCTATTAAGGCTTTACAGGAAAGAATTGCCAAGTCTGAGTTGGGTAAAGAGTGGATTAATAACCCTTTGCTAAATAAAGATGTTTGGTCAGTAGAAGAACTAGGTTATAGCGAAGAAGAATCAAAGATAAAAACGATTAGAAATATCTACTTTCAAAAATTTTCCTTATCTTGGCTGAAGTTACTGACTAAGCTGACAGTTTTGTCTATTGTTAGAGAAAAAATTGGTTTAGATACAGTTAAGAGAAGAGTAAATTATTTAAAACAATTTGATAGTTTTCTATTAGAAGAAGGCATCATTCAGCCAGAATTAATAAGCGGTTCGCTAATAGAAAAATTTATTACTATTGACTCCCAACAAGAAAGACAATCAACCATTACTTATGTCTCAAAGCTGTGGGCAGAAGAACAGTGGTTGAAGTTACCCTACACCCCTCGTAAATATAAGACAAAAACACCATCAATCAAGGCAATTCCAGAAGAAGTATTGCATCAAATATATGAGAAATTCGACCTTTTTCCTCCCCCATTAGAACGATTACTTAGGCTACAGCTTGTTCTGGGATGTCGTATTGGAGAAATGCTCAGAATGCCTCGTCGGTGCCTCAAAACAGAAGGCGAACAATGGTTTTTACTTCGATGGATAGAAAAGCGTAAGCACTGGCGATTCTACCAAGTTCATCCTGCTGTAGCTGAATTGATTAGGGAACAGCAAAAGTTTTTAGATAAAGAACTTGGTTCTAACTCTGAATTTGACAAATTGTTTGGCAAAATTTCTATTGCTTCACATGATGGTGTTAAAGGAATTAATAAAACTGGCACGAACAGATTTGATGTAAAGCCAGTTTATCTACCAAGTGTACTTACTTATACTTCAATACATTGTTGGCTTCAGGATTTTAGAGAAATAGCCGATTTAAAAGATAAACACAATAATCGATTTGAACTAACAAGCCATATGTTTCGGCGTACTAAAGCTAGCGTCATGGCTTACTGTGAAGCCGAAGATGAATATATTGCTGCGGTACTAGGACATGGTTCGTTAGATATGCTGCCTCACTATCGCAAACGTTCTTTAGAAAGGTTAGAAAAAGAAGCTAATGCTAAAGGCTATGTAGATAAGTATGGAAGGCTTACTAGCTTTAAACCAAGAAAGCGTAGATACGAAAGACTAGCAGAATTGCTCAAAGTTAGTACATTGCTAGGTGAATGTCATCGCCCGACAATGTTAGGAGATTGTCAGTATCGCTATTCCTGTCTGAGTTGTGACCATCATCGAGTTACTTTAGAAAACAAGCCAGAACTAGAAGCTGATGTCGAAAGCTTACAAAAAGACCTAACACAAGCGCAAACTGTAGGACAAGAGCGAAGAGTTACAGAAATTAATCGCTTACTGAAGTTATTAAAAGACCGATTAGAGGGCTTAAGAAAGCTAGAACAATTGCAAGGAGATAATCATGTCTAA
- a CDS encoding site-specific integrase produces MINIEKAIAPQTEERFYCVFDTETCLPIEPIQRYLNYCRKRQLAANTVNTYACRLVDFWHWLEYKSLDWQEVGLNELADFVNWYLLGGDIEVISEEVREAVSKRSSRTVNLAVTAIQKMYEFHVVEGRVNEKQFSKLAHGWGKRGGFLRGIVKSTPDKRKRIKVKEPKNFPGCLTDKQVAQLADACYTYRDRLIVMLLRETGIRRGELLGLHLVDVRDFDSKGRIRIVRRNNNPNGAKAKGHDREIPVLHNRETIQETFQAYLLKEYPLEAEQQGHGMLFVNLDGKYTGKPMTSARLNNLFYQLKERTGIEAHPHLFRHTFATRMLQAGYLDQYIQQLLGHKSIATTKDIYSHVLDEMSLDAYLAKEEE; encoded by the coding sequence GTGATAAATATAGAAAAAGCAATCGCTCCTCAAACAGAGGAGAGATTCTACTGCGTATTCGACACCGAAACTTGCTTACCCATAGAACCCATCCAACGGTACTTAAACTATTGCCGTAAGCGACAACTAGCAGCTAATACAGTCAATACCTATGCCTGTAGATTAGTAGATTTCTGGCACTGGTTAGAGTACAAATCTCTTGACTGGCAAGAAGTCGGTCTAAATGAATTAGCAGATTTTGTTAACTGGTATCTTCTCGGTGGAGACATAGAAGTCATTTCAGAAGAGGTTAGAGAAGCTGTATCTAAACGTAGCTCTCGCACTGTTAATTTGGCTGTAACAGCTATTCAAAAGATGTATGAGTTTCACGTTGTAGAAGGTAGGGTTAACGAAAAACAATTTAGCAAACTAGCTCATGGATGGGGTAAACGTGGCGGATTTTTAAGGGGAATTGTCAAGAGTACCCCAGATAAAAGAAAACGAATTAAGGTAAAAGAACCAAAAAACTTCCCTGGTTGTCTTACCGACAAACAAGTAGCTCAGTTAGCCGATGCTTGTTACACCTATCGAGACAGGCTGATAGTCATGTTGTTGAGAGAAACAGGAATTAGACGTGGTGAACTATTAGGCTTACATCTAGTTGACGTTCGAGACTTTGATAGTAAAGGACGAATCAGGATTGTACGCAGAAATAATAATCCTAATGGTGCAAAAGCCAAAGGTCATGACCGAGAAATTCCCGTTTTACACAATCGAGAAACCATACAAGAAACATTTCAAGCTTATCTTTTAAAAGAATATCCATTAGAAGCCGAACAACAAGGACATGGAATGTTATTCGTCAATCTCGATGGCAAATATACGGGAAAACCGATGACCAGTGCGCGGTTGAATAATCTGTTTTACCAACTTAAAGAGAGAACGGGAATTGAAGCTCATCCTCATTTATTTCGCCATACCTTTGCTACTCGAATGCTGCAAGCTGGCTATCTAGACCAATATATACAGCAGCTATTAGGACATAAATCCATTGCCACAACTAAAGATATCTACTCTCATGTACTAGATGAAATGAGTTTAGATGCCTATCTAGCAAAGGAAGAAGAATAG
- a CDS encoding HNH endonuclease has translation MPVNPSLYPDNWQELARTVKESQNWCCECCGKRCYKPGERPDDLTRSEWTADILQVHHKNHDTRDNRLSNLLSVCAACHLNLHRGRYSSVSEGQLSLW, from the coding sequence ATGCCTGTAAATCCAAGTCTTTACCCCGATAATTGGCAAGAATTAGCTCGGACAGTGAAAGAGAGTCAAAATTGGTGCTGTGAATGTTGTGGTAAGAGATGCTACAAGCCAGGAGAAAGACCAGATGACTTAACCCGTTCTGAGTGGACGGCTGATATTTTGCAGGTGCATCATAAAAATCATGACACGAGAGATAATCGACTATCCAATCTGTTGTCTGTCTGCGCTGCTTGCCATCTAAATTTACATCGGGGGCGGTATAGTAGCGTTAGTGAGGGTCAGTTGTCTTTGTGGTAA